Proteins from a genomic interval of Drosophila melanogaster chromosome 2R:
- the Nadk1b gene encoding NAD kinase 1b, isoform E: protein MALSDIDLATLHENRLEQRWHYGLPNSHHIYHQHHYHHVGFSAMTRLCLERNLQRKVQPDHNGNCLARGRSRENANAIDSSSSGGGRRRRSGTWPRTRSLNAPSPVQQFGPCGRIMKNSAMVMQIQDPASQRLTWYKPPLTVLVIKKVSDASVLAPFVYLVDWLLQEKNMVVWVESAVLEDVQLNENVRFKAIRDKLVTFKDGRDDLTDRIDFIVCLGGDGTLLYASLLFQQSVPPVMAFHLGSLGFLTPFRFDNFEEQLTSVLEGHAALTLRSRLRCVMHRRSDRKHEAKTLEADLDGEARPAANSILVLNEVVIDRGPSPYLSNIDLFLDGKYITSVQGDGLIVSTPTGSTAYAAAAGASMIHPSVPAIMVTPICPHSLSFRPIVVPAGVELKISVSPESRNTSWVSFDGRNRQELFHGDSLRVTTSIYPVPCICAQDQISDWFASLADGLHWNVRKRQKCLDELSDLTASGSEDTLDEIENMKLYDV from the exons ATGGCATTGTCGGACATTGATTTGGCCACCTTGCACGAGAATCGCTTGGAGCAGCGCTGGCACTACGGATTGCCCAATAGCCACCACATATACCATCagcatcattatcatcatgtCGGATTCAGTGCCATGACGCGGCTCTGTCTCGAGCGCAATCTGCAGAGGAAAGTGCAGCCGGACCACAACGGAAACTGTCTGGCACGGGGACGTTCCCGGGAGAATGCCAATGCCATTGATTCGTCGTCGTCAGGTGGTGGGCGACGCAGGCGTTCCGGCACCTGGCC GCGCACTCGCAGCTTGAATGCACCCTCGCCTGTCCAGCAGTTCGGACCATGTGGTCGCATCATGAAAAACTCCGCCATGGTGATGCAGATCCAGGATCCGGCTAGTCAACGTCTCACCTGGTACAAGCCACCACTCACCGTGCTCGTGATCAAGAAGGTCAGCGATGCCTCGGTGCTGGCACCGTTCGTCTACCTGGTGGACTGGCTGCTGCAGGAGAAGAACATGGTCGTTTGGGTGGAGTCGGCCGTGCTGGAGGATGTCCAGCTCAACGAAAATGTGCGATTCAAGGCCATTCGGGATAAGCTAGTGACTTTCAA AGATGGCCGAGATGATCTGACCGATCGCATAGACTTTATAGTTTGCCTGGGTGGCGATGGCACCCTGCTGTATGCTTCGCTGCTCTTCCAGCAATCTGTGCCCCCCGTCATGGCCTTCCATTTGGGCTCCCTCGGCTTTCTCACACCCTTCCGTTTCGATAACTTTGAGGAGCAGCTGACCAGCGTCCTGGAGGGTCACGCTGCCCTAACGCTTCGCAGTCGTTTGCGCTGTGTTATGCATCGCAGGAGCGATAGGAAACACGAGGCTAAGACTCTGGAGGCAGATCTAGATGGTGAGGCGCGACCTGCAGCCAACAGCATACTGGTGCTCAACGAAGTGGTCATTGATCGTGGTCCATCGCCGTATCTGAGCAATATTGATCTGTTTCTGGACGGAAAGTATATCACGTCGGTGCAGGGCGACGGTCTGATCGTATCGACGCCCACGGGAAGCACGGCATATGCGGCGGCGGCCGGTGCGTCCATGATCCATCCCTCCGTGCCGGCGATTATGGTGACTCCCATCTGCCCGCATTCGCTTAGCTTCCGACCCATTGTGGTGCCAGCAGGAGTGGAGCTGAAG ATATCAGTATCCCCCGAGAGCCGCAACACATCGTGGGTTAGCTTCGATGGACGCAACAGGCAGGAGCTCTTCCATGGCGACAGCCTTCGCGTGACCACCTCCATTTATCCCGTGCCATGCATCTGCGCCCAGGATCAGATATCCGACTGGTTCGCCTCCCTAGCCGACGGACTGCACTGGAATGTGCGCAAGCGACAGAAGTGCCTGGACGAGCTGTCGGATCTGACGGCATCCGGATCGGAGGATACGCTGGACGAGATCGAGAACATGAAATTGTACGATGTGTAG
- the link gene encoding link, translating to MIGVLMRFLWSLAMVQCIQARVSMLPRFYGQDSAVIVDINRKFPPRMDSKLQNALYYNLPVYKLIKPTTTTTTTTTAAPTSGYPADLLNIAHNKLGLKDLPNLEELGEMIGTDGASETIDYIRTLTGTEEGLALMKQYLDALHFEEAEEENVAEEQEKAEDDDDDDDDNTMGNASYDEMPQEKSTTTADPRPELSLMQRFGDFVKQYNLWSGQVTTTTTPAPFIARPSGSFQPVFVAPPPAGLKPFRPILVRQPLPYHYPIPLRPVSLATTKPIQVTTTTTTTTTPAPVTKPHLNTPKLIMQEDAEGKYSTLPPYIQQLAKMANISPQVVEIFLERQPKLAELAKRLSTLALSPEQTQAMDTQVLKAVQHALSNNDDLQRLIEASQALK from the coding sequence ATGATTGGTGTGCTAATGCGTTTTCTCTGGTCCTTGGCCATGGTGCAGTGCATCCAGGCTAGAGTGTCGATGCTGCCTCGTTTTTATGGACAAGACAGCGCTGTTATAGTGGACATCAATAGAAAATTCCCACCTAGAATGGACTCCAAGCTGCAGAATGCCCTGTACTACAACCTGCCGGTCTACAAACTGATAAAGCCAACCACAACAACTACGACAACCACGACGGCTGCTCCAACCTCTGGCTATCCTGCTGATCTCCTGAACATTGCTCACAACAAGCTGGGCCTCAAAGATCTGCCCAATCTCGAGGAGCTGGGCGAGATGATTGGTACGGATGGTGCCAGCGAGACCATAGACTATATACGCACGCTAACTGGAACGGAGGAGGGTTTGGCCCTGATGAAACAGTATCTGGATGCCCTGCACTtcgaggaggcggaggaggagaaTGTGGCCGAGGAACAAGAGAAGGCtgaagacgacgacgacgatgatgatgacaacACCATGGGCAATGCCAGCTACGATGAGATGCCGCAGGAAAAATCCACCACCACTGCAGATCCCCGTCCTGAGCTGAGTTTAATGCAGCGTTTCGGTGACTTTGTGAAGCAGTACAACCTGTGGTCTGGTCAGGTCACCACTACCACCACTCCTGCTCCGTTCATCGCTCGGCCAAGTGGCTCTTTCCAGCCCGTCTTTgtggctcctcctcctgctggcTTGAAACCTTTTCGTCCCATCCTGGTTAGGCAGCCACTGCCGTATCACTATCCCATTCCCCTGCGTCCCGTATCGCTGGCCACCACAAAGCCAATCCAGgtgaccaccaccaccacgaccACAACCACACCTGCCCCCGTGACCAAGCCACATCTCAACACGCCCAAGCTGATCATGCAAGAGGATGCGGAGGGCAAATACTCAACATTGCCTCCGTACATCCagcagttggccaaaatggccAATATTTCGCCGCAAGTCGTGGAAATCTTTCTGGAGCGGCAGCCCAAGTTGGCGGAACTGGCCAAGCGCCTGAGCACCCTGGCACTCAGTCCCGAACAGACCCAGGCCATGGACACCCAGGTGCTCAAGGCCGTGCAGCACGC
- the Roe1 gene encoding Roe1, whose translation MSAKAALPLQMFGRRLVHLRSSVTSQNMSALRLYSTEKQPEEATEQKATESSPEVEKLTKELAAAKEQNAELMDKYKRSLADSENMRNRLNKQISDAKIFGIQSFCKDLLEVADTLGHATQAVPKDKLSGNADLKNLYEGLTMTRASLLQVFKRHGLEPLDPINQKFDPNQHEALFQKEDKTVEPNTVVEVTKLGYKLHERCIRPALVGVSKC comes from the exons ATGTCAGCAAAGGCAGCCTTACCACTGCAGATGTTTGGCCGGCGACTCGTCCACCTGAGGTCATCGGTCACTTCTCAAAATATGAG TGCCCTGCGTTTGTACAGCACAGAGAAACAGCCGGAAGAAGCGACAGAGCAGAAGGCCACCGAATCGTCGCCAGAAGTTGAGAAACTCACCAAGGAACTGGCCGCCGCCAAGGAGCAGAATGCCGAGCTAATGGACAAATACAAGCGTTCGCTAGCCGACAGCGAAAACATGAGGAACCGACTGAACAAACAGATCAGCGACGCCAAGATCTTTGGCATCCAGAGCTTCTGCAAGGATCTGCTCGAGGTGGCGGACACACTGGGACATGCCACACAGGCGGTGCCCAAGGATAAG CTCAGCGGCAATGCTGATTTGAAGAACCTGTACGAGGGCCTCACCATGACGCGCGCCTCGCTGCTGCAGGTGTTCAAGCGACACGGACTGGAGCCACTGGATCCCATCAACCAGAAGTTCGACCCCAATCAGCACGAGGCGCTGTTCCAGAAGGAGGACAAGACCGTCGAGCCCAACACCGTGGTGGAGGTGACCAAGCTGGGCTACAAACTGCACGAGCGTTGCATACGTCCGGCCTTGGTGGGCGTGTCGAAGTGTTGA
- the Nadk1b gene encoding NAD kinase 1b, isoform A gives MPAPEDLNSSDQEEYFCTEKDAAADGSHLLHAPGTVDGATASTSAPGLGGNHMTSSWWWRTRSLNAPSPVQQFGPCGRIMKNSAMVMQIQDPASQRLTWYKPPLTVLVIKKVSDASVLAPFVYLVDWLLQEKNMVVWVESAVLEDVQLNENVRFKAIRDKLVTFKDGRDDLTDRIDFIVCLGGDGTLLYASLLFQQSVPPVMAFHLGSLGFLTPFRFDNFEEQLTSVLEGHAALTLRSRLRCVMHRRSDRKHEAKTLEADLDGEARPAANSILVLNEVVIDRGPSPYLSNIDLFLDGKYITSVQGDGLIVSTPTGSTAYAAAAGASMIHPSVPAIMVTPICPHSLSFRPIVVPAGVELKISVSPESRNTSWVSFDGRNRQELFHGDSLRVTTSIYPVPCICAQDQISDWFASLADGLHWNVRKRQKCLDELSDLTASGSEDTLDEIENMKLYDV, from the exons ATGCCAGCACCAGAGGACCTAAACTCCTCCGACCAAGAGGAATATTTCTGCACCGAAAAGGACGCCGCTGCCGATGGAAGTCATCTGTTGCATGCCCCTGGAACGGTGGATGGAGCAACTGCATCCACCTCGGCTCCGGGACTGGGCGGCAACCACATGACCAGCAGCTGGTGGTG GCGCACTCGCAGCTTGAATGCACCCTCGCCTGTCCAGCAGTTCGGACCATGTGGTCGCATCATGAAAAACTCCGCCATGGTGATGCAGATCCAGGATCCGGCTAGTCAACGTCTCACCTGGTACAAGCCACCACTCACCGTGCTCGTGATCAAGAAGGTCAGCGATGCCTCGGTGCTGGCACCGTTCGTCTACCTGGTGGACTGGCTGCTGCAGGAGAAGAACATGGTCGTTTGGGTGGAGTCGGCCGTGCTGGAGGATGTCCAGCTCAACGAAAATGTGCGATTCAAGGCCATTCGGGATAAGCTAGTGACTTTCAA AGATGGCCGAGATGATCTGACCGATCGCATAGACTTTATAGTTTGCCTGGGTGGCGATGGCACCCTGCTGTATGCTTCGCTGCTCTTCCAGCAATCTGTGCCCCCCGTCATGGCCTTCCATTTGGGCTCCCTCGGCTTTCTCACACCCTTCCGTTTCGATAACTTTGAGGAGCAGCTGACCAGCGTCCTGGAGGGTCACGCTGCCCTAACGCTTCGCAGTCGTTTGCGCTGTGTTATGCATCGCAGGAGCGATAGGAAACACGAGGCTAAGACTCTGGAGGCAGATCTAGATGGTGAGGCGCGACCTGCAGCCAACAGCATACTGGTGCTCAACGAAGTGGTCATTGATCGTGGTCCATCGCCGTATCTGAGCAATATTGATCTGTTTCTGGACGGAAAGTATATCACGTCGGTGCAGGGCGACGGTCTGATCGTATCGACGCCCACGGGAAGCACGGCATATGCGGCGGCGGCCGGTGCGTCCATGATCCATCCCTCCGTGCCGGCGATTATGGTGACTCCCATCTGCCCGCATTCGCTTAGCTTCCGACCCATTGTGGTGCCAGCAGGAGTGGAGCTGAAG ATATCAGTATCCCCCGAGAGCCGCAACACATCGTGGGTTAGCTTCGATGGACGCAACAGGCAGGAGCTCTTCCATGGCGACAGCCTTCGCGTGACCACCTCCATTTATCCCGTGCCATGCATCTGCGCCCAGGATCAGATATCCGACTGGTTCGCCTCCCTAGCCGACGGACTGCACTGGAATGTGCGCAAGCGACAGAAGTGCCTGGACGAGCTGTCGGATCTGACGGCATCCGGATCGGAGGATACGCTGGACGAGATCGAGAACATGAAATTGTACGATGTGTAG
- the Nadk1b gene encoding NAD kinase 1b, isoform F, which translates to MREEDLQLALQMVASTSVSSSLEEENDGAAATSPGNSPKPLRRVLDLSERRKQFRRTRSLNAPSPVQQFGPCGRIMKNSAMVMQIQDPASQRLTWYKPPLTVLVIKKVSDASVLAPFVYLVDWLLQEKNMVVWVESAVLEDVQLNENVRFKAIRDKLVTFKDGRDDLTDRIDFIVCLGGDGTLLYASLLFQQSVPPVMAFHLGSLGFLTPFRFDNFEEQLTSVLEGHAALTLRSRLRCVMHRRSDRKHEAKTLEADLDGEARPAANSILVLNEVVIDRGPSPYLSNIDLFLDGKYITSVQGDGLIVSTPTGSTAYAAAAGASMIHPSVPAIMVTPICPHSLSFRPIVVPAGVELKISVSPESRNTSWVSFDGRNRQELFHGDSLRVTTSIYPVPCICAQDQISDWFASLADGLHWNVRKRQKCLDELSDLTASGSEDTLDEIENMKLYDV; encoded by the exons atgcgtGAGGAGGATCTCCAATTGGCCCTCCAAATGGTGGCAAGTACCTCGGTGTCCAGTTCTCTGGAGGAGGAAAATGATGGAGCGGCAGCCACGTCGCCGGGCAACTCACCCAAGCCATTGAGAAGAGTCCTGGATTTGAGTGAGAGGCGTAAACAATTCAG GCGCACTCGCAGCTTGAATGCACCCTCGCCTGTCCAGCAGTTCGGACCATGTGGTCGCATCATGAAAAACTCCGCCATGGTGATGCAGATCCAGGATCCGGCTAGTCAACGTCTCACCTGGTACAAGCCACCACTCACCGTGCTCGTGATCAAGAAGGTCAGCGATGCCTCGGTGCTGGCACCGTTCGTCTACCTGGTGGACTGGCTGCTGCAGGAGAAGAACATGGTCGTTTGGGTGGAGTCGGCCGTGCTGGAGGATGTCCAGCTCAACGAAAATGTGCGATTCAAGGCCATTCGGGATAAGCTAGTGACTTTCAA AGATGGCCGAGATGATCTGACCGATCGCATAGACTTTATAGTTTGCCTGGGTGGCGATGGCACCCTGCTGTATGCTTCGCTGCTCTTCCAGCAATCTGTGCCCCCCGTCATGGCCTTCCATTTGGGCTCCCTCGGCTTTCTCACACCCTTCCGTTTCGATAACTTTGAGGAGCAGCTGACCAGCGTCCTGGAGGGTCACGCTGCCCTAACGCTTCGCAGTCGTTTGCGCTGTGTTATGCATCGCAGGAGCGATAGGAAACACGAGGCTAAGACTCTGGAGGCAGATCTAGATGGTGAGGCGCGACCTGCAGCCAACAGCATACTGGTGCTCAACGAAGTGGTCATTGATCGTGGTCCATCGCCGTATCTGAGCAATATTGATCTGTTTCTGGACGGAAAGTATATCACGTCGGTGCAGGGCGACGGTCTGATCGTATCGACGCCCACGGGAAGCACGGCATATGCGGCGGCGGCCGGTGCGTCCATGATCCATCCCTCCGTGCCGGCGATTATGGTGACTCCCATCTGCCCGCATTCGCTTAGCTTCCGACCCATTGTGGTGCCAGCAGGAGTGGAGCTGAAG ATATCAGTATCCCCCGAGAGCCGCAACACATCGTGGGTTAGCTTCGATGGACGCAACAGGCAGGAGCTCTTCCATGGCGACAGCCTTCGCGTGACCACCTCCATTTATCCCGTGCCATGCATCTGCGCCCAGGATCAGATATCCGACTGGTTCGCCTCCCTAGCCGACGGACTGCACTGGAATGTGCGCAAGCGACAGAAGTGCCTGGACGAGCTGTCGGATCTGACGGCATCCGGATCGGAGGATACGCTGGACGAGATCGAGAACATGAAATTGTACGATGTGTAG
- the Nadk1b gene encoding NAD kinase 1b, isoform C — MKNSAMVMQIQDPASQRLTWYKPPLTVLVIKKVSDASVLAPFVYLVDWLLQEKNMVVWVESAVLEDVQLNENVRFKAIRDKLVTFKDGRDDLTDRIDFIVCLGGDGTLLYASLLFQQSVPPVMAFHLGSLGFLTPFRFDNFEEQLTSVLEGHAALTLRSRLRCVMHRRSDRKHEAKTLEADLDGEARPAANSILVLNEVVIDRGPSPYLSNIDLFLDGKYITSVQGDGLIVSTPTGSTAYAAAAGASMIHPSVPAIMVTPICPHSLSFRPIVVPAGVELKISVSPESRNTSWVSFDGRNRQELFHGDSLRVTTSIYPVPCICAQDQISDWFASLADGLHWNVRKRQKCLDELSDLTASGSEDTLDEIENMKLYDV; from the exons ATGAAAAACTCCGCCATGGTGATGCAGATCCAGGATCCGGCTAGTCAACGTCTCACCTGGTACAAGCCACCACTCACCGTGCTCGTGATCAAGAAGGTCAGCGATGCCTCGGTGCTGGCACCGTTCGTCTACCTGGTGGACTGGCTGCTGCAGGAGAAGAACATGGTCGTTTGGGTGGAGTCGGCCGTGCTGGAGGATGTCCAGCTCAACGAAAATGTGCGATTCAAGGCCATTCGGGATAAGCTAGTGACTTTCAA AGATGGCCGAGATGATCTGACCGATCGCATAGACTTTATAGTTTGCCTGGGTGGCGATGGCACCCTGCTGTATGCTTCGCTGCTCTTCCAGCAATCTGTGCCCCCCGTCATGGCCTTCCATTTGGGCTCCCTCGGCTTTCTCACACCCTTCCGTTTCGATAACTTTGAGGAGCAGCTGACCAGCGTCCTGGAGGGTCACGCTGCCCTAACGCTTCGCAGTCGTTTGCGCTGTGTTATGCATCGCAGGAGCGATAGGAAACACGAGGCTAAGACTCTGGAGGCAGATCTAGATGGTGAGGCGCGACCTGCAGCCAACAGCATACTGGTGCTCAACGAAGTGGTCATTGATCGTGGTCCATCGCCGTATCTGAGCAATATTGATCTGTTTCTGGACGGAAAGTATATCACGTCGGTGCAGGGCGACGGTCTGATCGTATCGACGCCCACGGGAAGCACGGCATATGCGGCGGCGGCCGGTGCGTCCATGATCCATCCCTCCGTGCCGGCGATTATGGTGACTCCCATCTGCCCGCATTCGCTTAGCTTCCGACCCATTGTGGTGCCAGCAGGAGTGGAGCTGAAG ATATCAGTATCCCCCGAGAGCCGCAACACATCGTGGGTTAGCTTCGATGGACGCAACAGGCAGGAGCTCTTCCATGGCGACAGCCTTCGCGTGACCACCTCCATTTATCCCGTGCCATGCATCTGCGCCCAGGATCAGATATCCGACTGGTTCGCCTCCCTAGCCGACGGACTGCACTGGAATGTGCGCAAGCGACAGAAGTGCCTGGACGAGCTGTCGGATCTGACGGCATCCGGATCGGAGGATACGCTGGACGAGATCGAGAACATGAAATTGTACGATGTGTAG
- the Nadk1b gene encoding NAD kinase 1b, isoform B, translated as MFPLRPDQPQAVASFPLHSSLSIEEFNNVKWEDINDCNNNCIREEPILRPKTNRHILRRTRSLNAPSPVQQFGPCGRIMKNSAMVMQIQDPASQRLTWYKPPLTVLVIKKVSDASVLAPFVYLVDWLLQEKNMVVWVESAVLEDVQLNENVRFKAIRDKLVTFKDGRDDLTDRIDFIVCLGGDGTLLYASLLFQQSVPPVMAFHLGSLGFLTPFRFDNFEEQLTSVLEGHAALTLRSRLRCVMHRRSDRKHEAKTLEADLDGEARPAANSILVLNEVVIDRGPSPYLSNIDLFLDGKYITSVQGDGLIVSTPTGSTAYAAAAGASMIHPSVPAIMVTPICPHSLSFRPIVVPAGVELKISVSPESRNTSWVSFDGRNRQELFHGDSLRVTTSIYPVPCICAQDQISDWFASLADGLHWNVRKRQKCLDELSDLTASGSEDTLDEIENMKLYDV; from the exons ATGTTTCCCCTGCGTCCTGATCAGCCGCAGGCGGTTGCCTCGTTTCCGCTCCACAGCTCCTTGAGCATCGAAGAGTTCAACAATGTGAAGTGGGAGGATATAAATGATTGCAATAACAATTGCATTCGGGAGGAGCCAATTCTAAGGCCCAAAACCAATCGCCATATTTTAAG GCGCACTCGCAGCTTGAATGCACCCTCGCCTGTCCAGCAGTTCGGACCATGTGGTCGCATCATGAAAAACTCCGCCATGGTGATGCAGATCCAGGATCCGGCTAGTCAACGTCTCACCTGGTACAAGCCACCACTCACCGTGCTCGTGATCAAGAAGGTCAGCGATGCCTCGGTGCTGGCACCGTTCGTCTACCTGGTGGACTGGCTGCTGCAGGAGAAGAACATGGTCGTTTGGGTGGAGTCGGCCGTGCTGGAGGATGTCCAGCTCAACGAAAATGTGCGATTCAAGGCCATTCGGGATAAGCTAGTGACTTTCAA AGATGGCCGAGATGATCTGACCGATCGCATAGACTTTATAGTTTGCCTGGGTGGCGATGGCACCCTGCTGTATGCTTCGCTGCTCTTCCAGCAATCTGTGCCCCCCGTCATGGCCTTCCATTTGGGCTCCCTCGGCTTTCTCACACCCTTCCGTTTCGATAACTTTGAGGAGCAGCTGACCAGCGTCCTGGAGGGTCACGCTGCCCTAACGCTTCGCAGTCGTTTGCGCTGTGTTATGCATCGCAGGAGCGATAGGAAACACGAGGCTAAGACTCTGGAGGCAGATCTAGATGGTGAGGCGCGACCTGCAGCCAACAGCATACTGGTGCTCAACGAAGTGGTCATTGATCGTGGTCCATCGCCGTATCTGAGCAATATTGATCTGTTTCTGGACGGAAAGTATATCACGTCGGTGCAGGGCGACGGTCTGATCGTATCGACGCCCACGGGAAGCACGGCATATGCGGCGGCGGCCGGTGCGTCCATGATCCATCCCTCCGTGCCGGCGATTATGGTGACTCCCATCTGCCCGCATTCGCTTAGCTTCCGACCCATTGTGGTGCCAGCAGGAGTGGAGCTGAAG ATATCAGTATCCCCCGAGAGCCGCAACACATCGTGGGTTAGCTTCGATGGACGCAACAGGCAGGAGCTCTTCCATGGCGACAGCCTTCGCGTGACCACCTCCATTTATCCCGTGCCATGCATCTGCGCCCAGGATCAGATATCCGACTGGTTCGCCTCCCTAGCCGACGGACTGCACTGGAATGTGCGCAAGCGACAGAAGTGCCTGGACGAGCTGTCGGATCTGACGGCATCCGGATCGGAGGATACGCTGGACGAGATCGAGAACATGAAATTGTACGATGTGTAG